GCTTTGCCACATATTTTCGTTATTCGCTCCACCGTATTTGCTCGAATCGTGCATATTATTATACACTGAAGCCGTTATGAACGAGTGATAAGGAGACTCTCTAAGATCACTTAGCTTGGCCGCCAGATTTGGTGCGCGACCAATCCAGATCAAATCATTGTCTCCCCGAGCACCAGCGCGAACTGTGAGAACCGTTCCTGTGTCTACTCCACAACCATGTTCGATAGAAAAGGATGCATTCTTCACTGTTTCATATTTCGCTTCAAATTTTGGGCGAATGATTTCTTTTACTACATATTTAATATTAAGTGCACATTTTGCTGCACTTGTATTTTTAGAATTACCAACAAATACCCCAAGTACGCGGTCTCCATCAAAACTTACTATCGTGCCATTATGGGCACGAACTAATCTTGACGTAGTGGCAAGAAATGTTTTTAAAATTTTAGCAGCAACTCGACGATCGAGCTCCTTTGCCATTTTTGAAGAGTTTGCTAAATCAGCATAGAGCATTGTGGCTTCTAACTCAACTGCACCTCCCGCAAGGGCGACGTCATTGGATGCAGGCACTACCTGTCCCGTTCTCTTGTTCCAAGTTTTGTTAATTATAGCTTGAACATCATTTTTGAGGTCGTTGATAAGTGGCATTTATTTAACCCCAAGTTTGAAGATCAATCTTCTCAAACGTTCACAAACTGTTCCGAGAGCAGCATCAAAGTCATTATCCTCTCCAAGGCAATAAGTTAGAGGCGTGAGGCCGAGCAAATCTGTTGGTATTTTTAGGGAAATGTTCCGGGGATGTACAAAAAAAGTCCGATCATGAGTGAGAGCTGCCATACACATTCCCAGTTCGAAGATAACATTGTCCCTTGGTGCATCTTCTTTTTCTGCACGCGAGAGCACCTTGTCGTCGGGCGCAAGGACCATAAGTCCGAAATCCGCAGTTTGCACTTCATTTTCAAGAGCTTCGATTGTAAAAGTGGAAGCTCCAAAGACGCCATCAGTCCAAACTTTGACCGTTACATTATCATGTTCAAGGCCTAGTTGGATTGCACGCGCTACAGGAAGAGACTCTGCCGATGAACCAATAAATAAATGTGGTCTGTGATTGGGTGGGATCACATGTGCTTTCCTTTGGCGAAGCCTGTCGGCAAGCTCTATAGCGAGGCGTCTCCAGAGTTCAGGTGAGGCCTGCGCTAATTTGGAGAAATTTGCTTCCGATACAGAGCAAGTTACAACCGTTTCGTTGGCTTTAACGGTGGCACTCCGAGCAGAAGAAGGATCAATAAGGGCCATCTCACCAACATGCTCTCCGGCTTTGCGAGAAGCGATAACTCGTCGATTAACTAAAACATCGATTGTTCCAGTCAAAATAAAAAACATATGATTATCATTACTACCCTGAAAGTCGGCTAAAGCGTACACTATTCGGTAACCACTCCCAAGTACTTCAAGAACAGTCTGTCTCTGGCCACTGATTCGGTGGACCATCGATAGCTGCCCATGGCAGTCTGTACCTTTGTGGTTTCAATGCAATCGAACCAATCCAGGATTTGAGCGAGAGAGCGTTGTGCAAGCCAGTTTCCCAATTTTTTTTCGAGCTTGATAAGTGATTTGGTTTTTCCGGATTCATTTTTCCCGAACTTGGCCTGTACTTCCTTTATTTTTTTCATCAGGAAACAATGATAGCCCAGCGAGATAAATTGTGTGAATTGTCTTCCGCGCAGATTGTCCGGGTACCATGTGCGCGGTCGCGCACCGTCGAGTCTCCCTTTTTGCACGGCAAAGAGTTCTTCAATTTTTTCTCGCAACCGATAGTTTTCAAGTGCTGTAAATGTGTCCATAGTCTGATTGCTGACCAGAGCGAAATAACCGAAGTACCTCTTTGCTTCGGTAATGGCTGAAGTGGTCCCCATGTCAAGACCGATTTGAACATTTTTTAAGCTACATTTCTGAGCCATTTGTGTTGTAGGATTTCCATCCTTTTTTATCGTTTGCAGCCTCCTTTCAATCATGCATTTTAAAAACCATTGGAATTTACAACCTAAAAATGCCCCTACTGATGACAAGAAACAGTATGGGGGGGGCATACTGAGAATTAAAAACTTTTCCCCCAAGCGAAAAATCAATCCTTCTGATCCTCACAATATTTAAAACCTGCCTTTTTCAAAATATCTTCCAGAATGATTCCAGGCTCTCCTTTTGCCTTTAATTGGTCAAGCATCCACCTTTGGATACGAACATTCACATGAACCCGCTTGAGATGCGGGGGTAACTTTTGTTTTGGTTTTCCTCTATATCCTCCACGGTTACTCTGCATTTCATTACCTCATATTTATTTTTGCAAGCTCTAAAAGTCTTGTCAATCGGATACTTTAGAAAAGTGTGTTACGCTTTACAAAAAAAATACTCCTTTTCAGTTAAAAAATACCGCCTTTTTTAATAATGTTGTCTTGATATTTTTCCCTACAGTGGTATTGTCACGCCACCATCCCGGAGGATAGGGCAACTGCTGGGAAGCACCCCGAGCGTCGTGGCTGGTGACTGAAGCATGGGGCAGCGCCGGCAAATGCCAGCCTGCCCTACATGCTTTGGTCCACAATGCGTTAAATCCCGGGGGTTTGGGGGCTGGCCCCCATTATAATCAGGCTAAAACTCCTTTTTTTAAAGGCTCACAGTAGCGCACGCTTTAGGGTAAGATGCTCTTGGTACACCGTATTTCAGCGACTGATGAAGCCTTTCATTGTTATAGAAGTTCATATAGGCTTTCAAAGACCTGTAGGCATCATTCATTGTCTGATAGTCTTTCAAATAGACATCCTCATATTTGACAGCACGCCATAACCGCTCTACAAAGACATTATCAAGTGCCCGGCCTTTAGAATCCATGCTGATTAGGATGTTTCGTTTTTCCAAAACCGTTAAAAAATTGATTGCGGTATATTGGCTGCCCTGGTCAGTGTTGAAGATTTCGGGTTGTGAAATCACCAAAGATTCCTCCAGGGCCTCAACAC
The window above is part of the Desulfotignum phosphitoxidans DSM 13687 genome. Proteins encoded here:
- a CDS encoding adenylate/guanylate cyclase domain-containing protein, with the translated sequence MPLINDLKNDVQAIINKTWNKRTGQVVPASNDVALAGGAVELEATMLYADLANSSKMAKELDRRVAAKILKTFLATTSRLVRAHNGTIVSFDGDRVLGVFVGNSKNTSAAKCALNIKYVVKEIIRPKFEAKYETVKNASFSIEHGCGVDTGTVLTVRAGARGDNDLIWIGRAPNLAAKLSDLRESPYHSFITASVYNNMHDSSKYGGANNENMWQSRSWNFLGDQISVYRSSWQWKP
- a CDS encoding TIR domain-containing protein, giving the protein MFFILTGTIDVLVNRRVIASRKAGEHVGEMALIDPSSARSATVKANETVVTCSVSEANFSKLAQASPELWRRLAIELADRLRQRKAHVIPPNHRPHLFIGSSAESLPVARAIQLGLEHDNVTVKVWTDGVFGASTFTIEALENEVQTADFGLMVLAPDDKVLSRAEKEDAPRDNVIFELGMCMAALTHDRTFFVHPRNISLKIPTDLLGLTPLTYCLGEDNDFDAALGTVCERLRRLIFKLGVK